A window of Bacillus sp. DX3.1 genomic DNA:
CAGAAAAATGTTATTAGATGCCATGGGACAACACGATCCGCTCATGAAAGATGCACTTATGACCATAATAGAGCGAGGAGATTTCATAAAATCTTTACCAAATGATAAGCAAGAACAGAGTTCCGGTAAAAGCAATAAAAGTTTGTCGTCTACGGATTCTAGGGCACAAATCGAAAACGACCCGACAATCGTTTCTGATTTGATTAAGAGTAGTCAAACATCGATAGAAGAGTTAAAACAAAACATCCAAACGAAATTAGGATCGGATTTATTTGATTTTATTCTGGAAGATATCCAGATATTAAAGAAGATTTTATTTGACCCACAAAGTTCAGCTGTGTTTATGGCTGCTATAGATGCTTCATCATGGATCAATGAAAATATGAACGAGTGGTTAGGTGAAAAAAACGCAGCCGACACCCTTTCTCAATCTGTACCAAACAATATTACTTCGGAAATGGGTCTAGCATTATTGGATGTCGCAGATGTGATTCGTCCTTATCCAGAAGTAATTGATTATTTACAACATGTAAAAGATAATAACTTTTTGGATGAACTGGTTACGTTTGAAGGTGGAGAAAAAACTCGAGACGCTATCTATACTTATCTCGATAAATACGGAATGCGATGTAGTGGAGAAATCGATATTACGAAAACTCGTTGGATTGAAAAACCAAATACGATTATCCCAATGATTCTAAATAACATCAAAGACTTTGAGCCTAATGCTGGTAAGCGGAAATTTGAACAAGGGCTACAGGAAGCTTTGAAAAAAGAACAAGAGTTATTAGATCGATTGAAGCATTTACCGGACGGTAAACAAAAAGTAAAAGAGACAAAACGAATGATCAGCCTAATCCGGAATTTCATTGGTTATCGTGAATACCCAAAATACGGTATGATTAATCGCTACTTCGTTTATAAGCAGGCTTTACTGAAAGAAGCCGAACAACTCGTACAAGACAGCGTTATTCGTGAAACAGAAGATATATACTACCTGACTTTTGAAGAGCTTCACGAAGTCGTCCGTACAAATAAACTGGATTATGGGATCATCAGTAAACGAAAAGATGAGTACAAATTATATGAAAAACTAACGCCTCCACGTGTTATCACGTCTGATGGTGAAATCATTGCGGGTAAGTACAAACGAGAAAATCTCCCAGCCGAAGCGATTGTAGGTCTTCCTGTTTCTTCCGGAGTGATAGAGGGCCGAGCACGTGTCATCTTAAACATGGAAGATGCTGATTTAGAAGATGGAGATATATTGATCACCTCCTTTACTGACCCTGGCTGGACACCATTGTTTGTGTCTATAAAAGGTCTAGTCACCGAAGTTGGCGGACTGATGACTCATGGAGCAGTTATCGCACGTGAGTATGGCTTACCGGCAGTTGTCGGGGTGGAGAATGCTACGAAGTTAATCAAGGATGGACAAAGGATCAGGGTGGATGGAACAGAAGGGTATATAGAAATACTATAATTCGTTACATTTAAATCATAAAAGAAGAGCATTCGAATTAGGAGAATCATTGACATCATGGTGCTTTGCGGTCTATGGTAAGAACCCTGTCACTAGGACATATAAGGGGACAGTAACTGAAGATCGATATTAGCGTCTGTTAAGATTATCTTGAAATCGATTCTTTTGTTAAAGGGCGCTTTTCTGGAGTAACGAAAAAAGTCCAATTTCTCAATTTTAATACTGAGAAATTGGGCTTTTTAATATTATAATTTCCTTAACGTTGTAAATCCTGTCTCATTAAAAAAATGTTT
This region includes:
- the ppsA gene encoding phosphoenolpyruvate synthase; translated protein: MSSLVLGFQEIEKTQLLLVGGKGLNLGKLSKIQGIQVPEGFCITTVGYQKAIEQNETFQALLDQITMLKVEDRDQIGEISRKIRKIIMEVEIPSDVVKAVTHYLSQFGDEHAYAVRSSATAEDLPHSSFAGQQDTYLNIIGKEAILQHISKCWASLFTDRAVIYRMQNGFDHSQVYLSVIVQRMVFPQASGILFTADPITSNRKLLSIDASYGLGEALVSGLVSADCYKVQEEEIVDKMIATKKLAIYGLKDGGTETKQIDPDQQKTQTLTEQQILQLARTGRQIETYFGCPQDIEWCLVDDTFYIVQSRPITTLYPIPEVNDQENHVYVSVGHQQMMTDPMKPLGLSFFLLTTNAPMRKAGGRLFVDVTHMLASPDSRKMLLDAMGQHDPLMKDALMTIIERGDFIKSLPNDKQEQSSGKSNKSLSSTDSRAQIENDPTIVSDLIKSSQTSIEELKQNIQTKLGSDLFDFILEDIQILKKILFDPQSSAVFMAAIDASSWINENMNEWLGEKNAADTLSQSVPNNITSEMGLALLDVADVIRPYPEVIDYLQHVKDNNFLDELVTFEGGEKTRDAIYTYLDKYGMRCSGEIDITKTRWIEKPNTIIPMILNNIKDFEPNAGKRKFEQGLQEALKKEQELLDRLKHLPDGKQKVKETKRMISLIRNFIGYREYPKYGMINRYFVYKQALLKEAEQLVQDSVIRETEDIYYLTFEELHEVVRTNKLDYGIISKRKDEYKLYEKLTPPRVITSDGEIIAGKYKRENLPAEAIVGLPVSSGVIEGRARVILNMEDADLEDGDILITSFTDPGWTPLFVSIKGLVTEVGGLMTHGAVIAREYGLPAVVGVENATKLIKDGQRIRVDGTEGYIEIL